Proteins encoded within one genomic window of Candidatus Brevundimonas colombiensis:
- the ribH gene encoding 6,7-dimethyl-8-ribityllumazine synthase, translating into MSETPRILIVEARFYDALADALLEGAKETLKARGADFDVVTVPGALEIPPAIAMAEEAGRFPTAPRYDGYVALGTVIRGETYHFEIVSDQSAAGIMALGVKGLAIGNGVLTTEDEDQAWYRARLSEGDKGGGAAKACLDLIALKKRLRVGVGA; encoded by the coding sequence GTGAGCGAGACCCCCCGTATTCTGATCGTCGAAGCGCGGTTCTACGACGCCCTGGCCGACGCCCTGTTGGAAGGCGCCAAGGAGACGCTGAAGGCGCGCGGCGCCGATTTCGACGTCGTCACCGTGCCCGGCGCGCTGGAAATCCCGCCCGCCATCGCCATGGCCGAAGAGGCGGGCCGGTTCCCGACCGCGCCCCGCTATGATGGTTATGTCGCCCTGGGCACGGTCATCCGCGGCGAGACCTATCATTTCGAGATCGTGTCGGATCAGTCTGCGGCGGGCATCATGGCCTTGGGCGTCAAGGGTCTGGCCATCGGCAACGGCGTGCTGACGACCGAGGATGAGGATCAGGCCTGGTATCGCGCGCGGCTTTCGGAAGGGGATAAGGGGGGCGGGGCGGCGAAAGCCTGCCTGGACCTCATTGCCTTGAAGAAGCGATTGCGCGTAGGCGTCGGCGCATGA
- a CDS encoding DUF177 domain-containing protein codes for MTHPFSDVVRINQIGAGLNRRLEPDAEARRRIARSLDLQGLEDFVVDLEIKPTPSSSEWTMKGRVVAHAVQTCGLTLEPLPVDVDRRFSIQLAEAAAEETDEIEITLDEEGADLIEDGKIDLGQYAVEQLVLSLDPFPRKPGAAFVQPEEPNEISPFAALKALKNREDPA; via the coding sequence ATGACGCACCCCTTCAGCGACGTGGTTCGCATCAATCAGATCGGCGCCGGTCTGAACCGTCGGCTGGAGCCGGACGCCGAGGCGCGCAGACGAATCGCACGATCCCTGGACCTGCAGGGGCTTGAGGATTTCGTGGTCGATCTGGAGATCAAGCCGACGCCGTCTTCCAGCGAATGGACCATGAAGGGGCGGGTCGTCGCCCACGCCGTCCAGACCTGCGGTCTGACGTTGGAGCCTTTGCCGGTCGATGTGGACCGGCGCTTCTCGATCCAATTGGCTGAGGCGGCGGCTGAGGAAACCGACGAGATCGAGATCACGCTGGACGAGGAGGGCGCCGACCTGATCGAGGACGGCAAGATCGACCTGGGCCAATACGCTGTCGAACAGCTGGTGCTGTCGCTGGACCCCTTCCCTCGCAAGCCGGGCGCGGCCTTCGTGCAACCGGAAGAGCCCAACGAGATTTCGCCGTTCGCCGCCCTGAAGGCGCTAAAGAATCGCGAAGATCCGGCCTGA
- a CDS encoding sodium-translocating pyrophosphatase yields the protein MTNSLTLVFAAGVLAVLYGAAQTAVLMKASTGNDKMREIAAAIQEGASAYLKRQYLTIGLVGVVILIAAYVLIGVYAAVGFLIGAVLSGAAGYAGMLISVRANVRTAQAASEGLAKGLDLAFRSGAITGMFVAGGALIGVSGYYILLTQHLGLASTGREVIDGLVALGFGASLISIFARLGGGIFTKGADVGGDMVGKVEAGIPEDDPRNAATIADNVGDNVGDCAGMAADLFETYAVTTVATMVLAAIFFRGQPYVDVMMVLPLAICAVCVVTSIIGSFFVRLGKSRNIMGALYQGLIVTGVLSIGAVWWVINQMVTGPIVTAGGLEIQPMALFWSGMVGLAVTAAIVVVTEYYTGSGFRPVRSVANASVSGHGTNVIQGLAVSLEATALPALTIIVGIVVSFQLAGLFGIAIATTTMLGVAGMIVALDAFGPVTDNAGGIAEMAGLPSDVRHSTDALDAVGNTTKAVTKGYAIGSAGLGALVLFAAYTSDLQYFSANPADYPFFANMGPIAFDLTNPYVVVGLLFGGLLPFLFGGMSMMAVGRAAESVVAEVRRQFRENPGIMTYQVKPEYGRAVDILTRAAIREMIVPSLLPVLSPIVLFVAVLGISDKANAFAALGAMLMGVIVTGLFVAISMTSGGGAWDNAKKVIEEGFTDKNGVVHGKGSEAHKAAVTGDTVGDPYKDTSGPAVNPMIKITNIVALLLLAVLASGSVG from the coding sequence ATGACGAATTCACTCACGCTGGTCTTCGCGGCCGGCGTTCTGGCGGTGCTTTACGGCGCCGCTCAGACCGCCGTGCTGATGAAGGCGAGCACCGGAAACGACAAGATGCGAGAGATCGCAGCCGCGATTCAGGAAGGCGCCTCGGCCTATCTGAAGCGGCAATATCTGACCATCGGCCTGGTCGGGGTCGTGATCCTGATCGCCGCCTATGTCCTGATCGGCGTCTATGCCGCCGTCGGCTTCCTGATCGGCGCAGTCCTGTCCGGCGCGGCCGGCTATGCGGGAATGCTGATTTCCGTGCGGGCCAATGTCCGCACGGCGCAGGCCGCATCCGAAGGTCTGGCCAAGGGGCTGGACCTGGCGTTCCGATCGGGCGCCATCACCGGCATGTTCGTGGCGGGCGGCGCCCTGATCGGGGTGTCCGGCTATTATATCTTGCTGACCCAGCATCTGGGACTGGCGTCGACCGGGCGCGAAGTCATCGACGGCCTTGTGGCGCTGGGCTTCGGCGCCTCGCTGATCTCCATCTTCGCGCGTCTGGGCGGCGGCATCTTCACCAAGGGCGCCGACGTGGGCGGCGACATGGTGGGCAAGGTCGAGGCGGGCATCCCCGAGGACGATCCCCGAAACGCCGCGACCATAGCCGATAACGTCGGCGACAATGTCGGGGACTGCGCCGGCATGGCCGCCGACCTGTTCGAAACCTATGCGGTGACGACGGTGGCGACCATGGTGCTGGCCGCCATCTTCTTCCGGGGGCAGCCCTATGTGGATGTGATGATGGTCCTGCCGCTGGCGATCTGCGCGGTCTGCGTCGTCACCTCCATCATCGGCAGCTTCTTCGTGCGGCTGGGCAAGAGCCGCAACATCATGGGGGCGCTGTATCAGGGTCTGATCGTGACGGGCGTCCTGTCCATCGGCGCGGTCTGGTGGGTCATCAACCAGATGGTGACGGGGCCGATCGTGACGGCGGGCGGATTGGAAATCCAGCCCATGGCCCTGTTCTGGTCCGGCATGGTCGGACTGGCGGTCACGGCGGCCATCGTCGTCGTGACCGAATACTATACCGGCTCGGGCTTCCGGCCGGTGCGGTCCGTGGCCAACGCCTCGGTTTCCGGTCACGGCACCAATGTCATCCAGGGGCTGGCGGTGTCGCTGGAGGCCACGGCCCTGCCGGCGTTGACGATCATCGTCGGCATCGTGGTCAGCTTCCAACTGGCCGGCCTGTTCGGCATCGCCATCGCCACCACGACCATGCTGGGCGTGGCGGGAATGATCGTGGCTCTGGACGCGTTTGGTCCCGTCACCGACAACGCGGGCGGCATCGCCGAAATGGCGGGTCTGCCCAGCGACGTGCGGCATTCGACCGATGCACTGGATGCGGTGGGCAACACCACCAAGGCCGTGACCAAGGGCTACGCCATCGGCTCGGCCGGCCTGGGCGCCCTTGTCCTGTTCGCCGCCTACACGTCGGACCTGCAGTATTTCTCGGCCAATCCGGCGGATTATCCGTTCTTCGCCAATATGGGGCCGATCGCCTTCGACCTGACCAACCCCTATGTCGTGGTCGGTCTGTTGTTCGGCGGGCTGCTGCCCTTCCTGTTCGGCGGCATGTCGATGATGGCGGTCGGACGGGCGGCTGAATCGGTCGTCGCCGAGGTGCGGCGTCAGTTCCGCGAGAACCCCGGCATCATGACCTATCAGGTCAAGCCGGAATACGGCCGTGCGGTCGACATCCTGACCCGGGCCGCGATACGCGAGATGATCGTGCCGTCGCTGCTGCCGGTGCTGTCGCCCATCGTCCTGTTCGTCGCGGTTCTGGGCATTTCGGACAAGGCCAACGCCTTCGCCGCGCTGGGCGCCATGCTGATGGGGGTGATCGTGACCGGCCTGTTCGTGGCCATCTCGATGACCTCAGGCGGGGGCGCCTGGGACAACGCCAAGAAGGTGATCGAGGAAGGGTTCACCGACAAGAACGGCGTCGTCCATGGCAAGGGCTCGGAAGCCCACAAGGCGGCCGTGACCGGCGATACGGTCGGCGATCCCTACAAGGACACATCCGGTCCGGCGGTGAACCCGATGATCAAGATCACCAACATCGTCGCCCTGCTTCTGCTGGCGGTGCTGGCCAGCGGATCGGTCGGCTAA
- a CDS encoding ubiquinol-cytochrome C chaperone family protein, which yields MLKNLFKPRSGPRIGDNLYAKAVAQARNPDFYTRLNVADRIDARFELYTLHVLLLVLRFRDENTAQGSDAAQAVFDVYVSALDHALREEGVGDVSVGKKMRKLGEAVYGRMNAYETPLRNGDAVALAEAMARNIYADPQAEHAAALADYALASRSALGEQDFKAVLAIPAWAEV from the coding sequence ATGCTGAAAAACCTGTTCAAACCCCGATCCGGGCCGCGCATCGGCGATAATCTGTACGCCAAGGCCGTGGCCCAGGCGCGTAATCCCGACTTCTATACGCGCCTGAACGTCGCCGACCGCATCGACGCCCGATTCGAACTCTATACGCTGCACGTGCTGCTGCTGGTGCTGCGTTTTCGCGATGAAAACACGGCTCAAGGGAGCGATGCGGCCCAGGCGGTGTTCGACGTCTATGTGTCGGCGCTGGATCATGCCCTGCGCGAGGAAGGGGTGGGTGATGTTTCTGTCGGCAAGAAGATGCGCAAGCTGGGCGAGGCGGTTTACGGTCGCATGAACGCTTATGAAACGCCGCTTCGGAACGGGGACGCCGTTGCACTCGCTGAGGCGATGGCTCGCAACATCTATGCCGATCCGCAGGCTGAACACGCCGCCGCCCTGGCGGATTACGCTCTGGCCAGCCGATCGGCGCTGGGCGAACAGGATTTCAAGGCCGTGCTGGCGATCCCGGCCTGGGCCGAGGTTTGA
- the bamE gene encoding outer membrane protein assembly factor BamE has product MSRFVPLLAAVSLAGFSAACAPVIGSNGFQAIDAKPQDVVAGTDTKETVLAKLGSPSTTSTFEPNQVWYYISQTTEKYTYNLPKVSSRTVTEITFAPGGDQVAAVRTLGLTDGENVAMNRNETPTRGRSLTVLEQLLGNVGRGQLPRTEDNTPGQRRPD; this is encoded by the coding sequence ATGTCCCGTTTCGTCCCGCTTCTCGCCGCTGTTTCGCTGGCCGGTTTCAGCGCCGCCTGCGCGCCCGTCATCGGCTCCAACGGCTTCCAGGCCATCGACGCCAAGCCCCAGGACGTGGTCGCCGGGACGGACACCAAGGAAACGGTGCTGGCCAAGCTGGGCTCGCCCTCGACGACATCCACCTTCGAACCGAACCAAGTCTGGTACTACATCAGCCAGACGACCGAGAAATACACCTACAACCTGCCCAAGGTCTCCAGCCGCACGGTGACGGAAATCACCTTCGCGCCCGGCGGCGATCAGGTGGCGGCGGTGCGGACGCTGGGTCTGACGGACGGTGAGAACGTCGCCATGAACCGCAACGAGACGCCGACCCGCGGCCGCTCGCTGACGGTGCTGGAGCAATTGCTGGGCAACGTCGGCCGTGGCCAGCTGCCACGCACGGAAGACAATACGCCTGGCCAGCGCCGCCCCGACTGA
- the nusB gene encoding transcription antitermination factor NusB, with product MTEPNSVKAVLEQLAEAERQRAEPNLTSKQRRARTVSRLAAVQALYQMELAGEGVETVITEFSKFRFDGDIEGEALAEADEAYFADIVRGVIESQRDIDAAIKARLASNWKLERIDATLRALLRSGAWELMKHPETPREVVIDEYVELAKAFFDDAEARFVNAALDGVAKDTRK from the coding sequence ATGACTGAACCGAACAGCGTAAAAGCCGTCCTAGAACAACTCGCCGAAGCCGAAAGGCAGCGCGCCGAACCGAATCTGACGTCCAAACAGCGTCGCGCCCGCACTGTTTCGCGCCTGGCCGCCGTGCAGGCCCTGTACCAGATGGAGCTGGCGGGTGAGGGCGTGGAGACGGTGATTACCGAATTCTCCAAATTCCGTTTCGACGGCGACATCGAGGGCGAGGCCCTGGCCGAGGCCGACGAGGCCTATTTCGCCGACATCGTGCGCGGCGTGATCGAAAGCCAGCGCGACATCGACGCCGCCATCAAGGCGCGCCTGGCCTCCAACTGGAAGCTCGAGCGGATCGACGCCACCCTGCGCGCCCTGCTGCGGTCCGGCGCCTGGGAGCTGATGAAACACCCGGAGACGCCGCGCGAGGTCGTGATCGACGAATATGTCGAACTGGCCAAGGCCTTCTTCGACGACGCCGAGGCGCGCTTCGTCAACGCCGCGTTGGACGGCGTGGCCAAAGACACGCGCAAATAA
- the thiL gene encoding thiamine-phosphate kinase, translating to MPALDVAGEFETIERLLKPLAHPEWAGGLMDDVAVLPSRPGHDLILTKDAMVEGVHFLPDDPLGTVARKLLRVNLSDLAAKGAEPFGYLLSCFWSERCGWPEREAFAAGLAEDQSRFGVALLGGDTVKTPGPASFSLTALGWAPTGAAVSRAGAQVGDLVFVTGAIGDGLLGLRAARGELSLDEERIAALVDHYRTPTPRLDFAPAIREFATASVDVSDGLAADLGHIARASGVGITLNLNVLPLSAAAQAWFDDRVDAQLALEDLASGGDDYEIAFTAHPRHEEALRREADRRLVRLTRIGEVVPGAGLTAIHDGRPVEMARCGWTHG from the coding sequence ATGCCGGCGCTCGACGTCGCGGGCGAGTTCGAGACGATCGAGAGGCTGCTGAAGCCCCTGGCCCACCCCGAGTGGGCGGGGGGCCTGATGGACGACGTGGCGGTGCTGCCGTCGCGACCCGGCCACGACCTGATCCTGACCAAGGACGCCATGGTCGAGGGGGTGCATTTTCTGCCTGACGATCCGCTGGGTACGGTGGCCCGCAAGCTGTTGCGGGTGAACCTGTCGGACCTGGCGGCCAAGGGCGCCGAGCCGTTTGGGTACCTGCTGTCCTGCTTTTGGTCCGAAAGGTGCGGCTGGCCCGAACGCGAGGCCTTTGCGGCGGGTCTGGCGGAGGATCAGTCGCGGTTCGGCGTGGCCCTGTTGGGCGGCGACACCGTCAAGACGCCGGGGCCGGCCAGCTTTTCCCTGACCGCGCTGGGGTGGGCGCCGACAGGCGCGGCGGTGTCGCGAGCGGGAGCGCAGGTCGGTGACCTGGTGTTCGTCACGGGAGCGATCGGCGACGGACTGTTGGGTCTCAGGGCCGCGAGGGGTGAACTATCGCTGGACGAGGAGCGGATCGCCGCCCTGGTCGACCATTACCGCACGCCGACACCGCGTCTGGATTTCGCCCCGGCGATCCGCGAGTTCGCCACCGCCTCGGTGGATGTGTCCGATGGTCTGGCCGCCGACCTGGGCCATATCGCCCGCGCCAGCGGCGTCGGGATCACCCTGAATCTGAATGTCCTGCCGCTGTCGGCCGCCGCCCAGGCGTGGTTCGACGACCGCGTGGACGCCCAGCTGGCGCTGGAAGACCTGGCCAGCGGCGGCGACGACTATGAGATCGCCTTCACCGCCCATCCCCGCCACGAGGAGGCCCTGCGCCGCGAAGCCGACAGGCGACTGGTTCGGCTGACGCGAATAGGGGAGGTCGTGCCCGGCGCCGGCCTGACCGCGATCCATGACGGCCGTCCCGTCGAAATGGCGCGGTGCGGCTGGACCCACGGCTGA